The following proteins are co-located in the Eriocheir sinensis breed Jianghai 21 chromosome 34, ASM2467909v1, whole genome shotgun sequence genome:
- the LOC127007012 gene encoding alkylglycerol monooxygenase-like encodes MSEEGYLSFLLGLALPGSPHSNPHHYLHQKLQSDMSATAPDNGTDSNAWQGEDTIIEPPYSLQGVWWLLWMVCLEYVALWWQGEALPCLHDNVLCMVHATFYEITKVIVRGLEFGVYTYLWQNYAVLPSLGDSLLAVVALVVAVDLVYYWLHRASHEIMMLWAIHQVHHSSQDLTMAVGMRHSPLQRLFTWVFYLPLAFLGVPPTHMLAHAQFNLLYQCWIHTEAIGSLGPLEYVFNTPTHHQVHHASNKYCLDKNYGGVFIIWDQLFGTFQAQDVSQKTVYGILVQPEKFDPLFNQVFYFRSMVRKAKSMKTWRDAFVAMFKGPSWLPGAPWTGWDHDKPNIHHPREYRKPTATTAVHIYVITHFLATLALTSRLAAHAGDRQAAVLLYSGSVVAALSSAGLMYDQTSWTRKVESGRCLFGLILGFLVAPPTAAANLLPLLFTLYVLSLLLWLWCPSVVMCARVEPCSVGNKLQCFEGGSCAPKLQCYQGGQQQAPKLQCYEGGLQKKEEGAKQATTTPADKKHE; translated from the exons ATGTCGGAGGAGGGCTACCTAAGCTTTCTGTTGGGGTTGGCGCTGCCCGGCTCCCCCCACAGCAacccccaccactacctccaccagaAGCTGCAGTCCGACATGTCTGCGACCGCCCCCGACAACGGCACCGACTCCAACGCCTGGCAGGGGGAGGATACGATCATTGAGCCGCCGTACTCGCTCCAG GGGGTGTGGTGGCTGCTGTGGATGGTGTGTCTGGAGTACGTGGCGCTGTGGTGGCAGGGTGAGGCGCTCCCCTGCCTCCACGACAACGTGCTGTGTATGGTCCACGCCACCTTCTACGAGATTACCAA GGTCATCGTCCGCGGGCTCGAGTTCGGTGTCTACACTTACTTATGGCAAAACTACgccgtcctcccttccctcggaGACTCCCTGCTGgcggtggtggcgctggtggtggcggtagaCCTCGTGTACTACTGGTTGCACCGCGCGAGCCATG AGATTATGATGCTATGGGCCATTCACCAAGTCCATCACAGCAGCCAGGACCTCACTATGGCCGTGGGTATGAGGCACTCCCCCCTGCAGCGTCTCTTCACATGGGTCTTCTACCTCCCCCTCGCCTTCCTCGGAGTCCCCCCTACCCATATGCTCGCCCACGCCCAGTTCAACCTCCTCTACCAGTGCTGGATTCACACGGAGGCCATTGGTTCCCTGGGCCCGCTGGAGTATGTGTTCAATACCCCGACGCATCACCAGGTTCATCATG CGTCCAACAAGTACTGCCTCGACAAGAACTACGGCGGGGTCTTCATCATCTGGGACCAGCTCTTCGGCACCTTCCAGGCCCAGGACGTAAGCCAGAAGACCGTCTACGGCATCCTGGTGCAGCCCGAGAAGTTCGACCCTCTCTTCAACCAG GTGTTCTACTTCAGGTCAATGGTGAGGAAGGCGAAGAGCATGAAGACTTGGCGTGACGCTTTTGTGGCCATGTTCAAGGGACCAAGCTGGCTGCCCGGCGCCCCCTGGACCGGCTGGGACCACGACAAGCCTAAT ATCCACCACCCACGTGAGTACAGGAAGCCCACAGCCACCACCGCCGTCCACATCTACGTCATCACCCACTTCTTGGccaccctcgccctcacctcccGTCTGGCCGCCCATGCC GGTGACAGGCAGGCAGCGGTTCTCCTGTACAGCGGCAGCGTGGTGGCGGCCCTCTCCTCGGCGGGCCTGATGTACGACCAAACCAGCTGGACACGCAAGGTCGAGTCCGGCAGATGCCTCTTCGGTCTCATTCTCGGCTTCCTCGTCGCCCCGCCCACCGCCGCCGCTAACCTGCTGCCCCTGCTCTTCACCCTCTACGTCCTGTCCCTCCTCCTGTGGCTCTGGTGTCCCTCCGTGGTGATGTGTGCCCGCGTGGAGCCGTGTTCGGTCGGCAATAAGCTACAGTGTTTCGAGGGAGGGTCGTGCGCTCCGAAGCTTCAGTGCTACCAGGGCGGGCAGCAGCAGGCGCCGAAGCTGCAGTGTTACGAGGGAGGtttgcagaagaaggaggagggggcgaagCAGGCAACGACAACACCGGCAGATAAGAAACATGAGTAG